Proteins encoded in a region of the Clostridium beijerinckii genome:
- the rfbH gene encoding lipopolysaccharide biosynthesis protein RfbH, with amino-acid sequence MEKEKILELVKEYYKENHRKKDYEIGDRINYAGRVYDEEEMCNLVDSALDFWLTAGKYTDEFEKGLAKYLSVPYCSLVNSGSSANLLAIMALTSQLLGDRRVKRGDEIITVAAAFPTTVAPIIQCGAVPVFVDIAIPSYNLDVSLLEGALSDKTKAVFIAHSLGNIFDLHKIKEFCDKHNLWLIEDNCDALGGEYEINGVVKLTGTIGDIGTSSFYPAHQMTMGEGGAVYTSNPLLNKIIRSMRDWGRDCVCSGGQDDTCNRRFKGQYGTLPFGYDHKYVYSHLGYNLKATDMQAAIGVAQLKKLASFVEKRRANWEYLRENLNGLEEDIILPEKEDGANPCWFGFVISVKEGSSKTRDEIVSYLEKNNIQTRSLFAGNITRHPCFDGLVNGEDYRTVGGLKNTDFAMNNTFWIGLYPGMTKEMLDEMVKRIKESIEI; translated from the coding sequence ATGGAAAAAGAAAAAATCTTAGAGCTTGTTAAAGAATACTATAAAGAAAATCATAGAAAAAAAGACTATGAAATCGGTGATAGAATAAACTACGCTGGGCGTGTTTATGACGAAGAAGAGATGTGTAATTTGGTTGACTCAGCATTGGATTTTTGGTTAACAGCTGGAAAGTATACTGATGAGTTTGAAAAAGGATTAGCTAAATATTTAAGTGTACCATATTGTTCACTAGTTAACTCGGGTTCATCAGCAAATCTCCTTGCTATTATGGCGTTAACATCTCAACTATTAGGGGATAGAAGAGTTAAACGCGGAGATGAAATTATTACAGTTGCTGCAGCGTTTCCTACGACAGTAGCTCCTATTATTCAATGTGGTGCTGTGCCAGTATTTGTAGATATTGCAATTCCTTCATACAACTTAGATGTTTCACTTTTAGAAGGTGCTTTATCAGACAAGACAAAGGCTGTATTTATAGCACATAGTTTAGGAAATATTTTTGATTTACATAAAATTAAAGAATTTTGCGACAAACATAATTTATGGCTTATTGAAGATAACTGTGATGCCTTAGGTGGAGAATATGAAATAAATGGAGTAGTTAAGTTAACAGGAACTATTGGTGATATAGGAACATCTAGTTTCTATCCAGCACACCAAATGACAATGGGAGAAGGTGGAGCAGTCTATACAAGCAATCCATTATTAAATAAGATTATACGTTCAATGAGAGACTGGGGACGTGACTGTGTATGTTCTGGCGGGCAGGATGACACATGTAACAGAAGATTTAAAGGACAATATGGAACATTGCCTTTTGGATATGATCATAAATATGTTTATTCTCATTTAGGATATAATCTAAAAGCAACAGATATGCAGGCGGCTATAGGGGTAGCACAATTAAAAAAACTTGCGAGTTTCGTTGAAAAGCGTCGTGCAAATTGGGAGTATTTAAGAGAAAATTTAAATGGGCTAGAAGAAGATATCATACTTCCAGAAAAAGAAGATGGAGCAAACCCTTGCTGGTTTGGCTTTGTTATCTCAGTTAAAGAAGGAAGTTCTAAAACTAGAGATGAAATTGTATCATATCTTGAAAAAAACAATATACAGACTCGTTCACTATTTGCGGGTAATATTACAAGGCACCCATGTTTTGATGGTCTAGTTAATGGAGAAGACTATAGAACAGTTGGAGGGCTAAAAAACACAGATTTTGCTATGAATAATACATTTTGGATTGGTTTATATCCTGGTATGACTAAAGAAATGTTAGATGAAATGGTAAAAAGAATTAAAGAAAGTATAGAAATATAA